A single window of Methylacidimicrobium sp. AP8 DNA harbors:
- a CDS encoding GNAT family acetyltransferase: MSTAAAGRETEVVTIRPYRASDREGVRRVCADTGFLGSPIDPVFEDRELFADYLTSYYTDKEPESAWVCEAGGQIVGYLTGCRKPRAKARYHLVHNVRFFLRVLARYPSYRASSRRYLRWLLWHGRRESPRSLPDTPHFHFNILAPWRSVPRTRELVDSFLDYLVRQGERAVYGQVVVFDRRRGERMFERYGFRVVDRVPVTKYAGWFSGSVYLCTVVKDLQANPRLYGSCPPSRE, encoded by the coding sequence ATGAGCACGGCTGCGGCAGGGAGGGAGACGGAGGTCGTCACAATCCGTCCCTATCGTGCGAGCGATCGGGAGGGAGTTCGTCGGGTTTGCGCGGATACCGGTTTTTTGGGCTCTCCAATCGATCCGGTCTTCGAGGATCGCGAGCTCTTCGCCGACTACCTGACTTCCTACTACACGGACAAGGAGCCGGAATCGGCTTGGGTTTGCGAGGCGGGCGGGCAGATCGTCGGCTACTTGACGGGATGCCGGAAGCCGAGGGCCAAGGCGCGGTATCACCTTGTTCACAATGTGCGGTTCTTCCTGCGCGTGCTGGCCCGCTATCCGTCTTATCGGGCCTCTAGCCGGCGATATCTCCGCTGGCTCCTTTGGCACGGACGCCGCGAATCTCCGCGAAGCCTTCCGGACACCCCGCATTTTCACTTCAACATTTTGGCGCCGTGGCGCAGCGTGCCGCGCACCCGGGAGCTGGTGGATTCGTTTTTGGACTATCTGGTCCGACAGGGTGAGCGGGCCGTCTACGGCCAGGTTGTCGTCTTCGATCGCCGCCGCGGGGAACGGATGTTCGAGCGCTATGGATTCCGGGTGGTCGACCGGGTGCCGGTGACCAAATATGCCGGGTGGTTTTCCGGGTCGGTGTACCTCTGCACCGTGGTCAAAGACCTTCAGGCCAATCCTCGACTGTACGGCTCCTGTCCGCCTTCGCGCGAATGA
- a CDS encoding glycosyltransferase, with translation MKICDVTQFYSPRSGGVRRYLGEKQEYVRERTEDEHYLIVPGERTTHQCEGRTHLITIASPKIDRTSRYRILCNVPLVRSILREVRPDIVESGDPYHLAWTVLRSSRELGIPAVAFYHSHFPDAYLRTACRFGGRLVEQMLFSAARRYIVRLYARFRYTFVPSATLQRLLESWGLRNTIPIRLGVDARTFCPGPDGRAWREELAVPDSAFLLLYVGRLAREKNISVLLRAFQALRASRRRDYRLLVVGDGPLRQQVRRLQEETDAVIWRPYIEEKTELRRCYRAADLFVHPGVVETFGLVAVESQACGCPVIGIRGTNMDDHIHAGLELWAHRNCAEELAEAIERAADQDLRQIGISASVRTREIYDWPNVFMGLWRYYRLAMGGGAPALEKAELPTGAVPTE, from the coding sequence ATGAAGATCTGTGACGTAACCCAGTTCTATTCACCGCGCAGCGGCGGGGTGAGGCGTTATCTGGGCGAAAAGCAGGAATATGTCCGGGAGCGGACGGAGGATGAGCACTATCTGATCGTGCCGGGCGAAAGGACCACGCACCAGTGTGAAGGCAGGACGCACCTGATCACAATAGCGTCTCCGAAGATCGACCGGACCTCGCGCTATCGTATCCTTTGCAACGTTCCGCTGGTCCGCTCGATTCTGCGCGAGGTTCGCCCCGACATCGTCGAATCCGGAGATCCCTATCATCTGGCGTGGACGGTCCTTCGGAGTTCCCGCGAGCTCGGTATTCCGGCCGTCGCTTTCTATCATTCCCACTTTCCGGATGCCTATTTGCGCACGGCTTGCCGCTTCGGGGGCCGACTGGTCGAGCAGATGCTCTTCTCTGCAGCCCGGAGGTACATTGTCCGCTTGTACGCCCGTTTCCGGTACACCTTCGTGCCCTCGGCCACGCTCCAAAGGCTTTTGGAGTCTTGGGGGTTGAGGAATACGATTCCGATTCGCCTCGGGGTTGATGCGCGGACGTTTTGTCCCGGACCGGACGGCCGGGCCTGGCGAGAAGAGCTCGCGGTGCCCGATTCCGCCTTTCTGCTCCTGTACGTAGGGCGGCTCGCGCGCGAAAAGAACATTTCGGTCTTGCTGCGCGCCTTCCAAGCCCTGCGCGCTTCGCGTCGACGCGACTATCGGCTCCTGGTGGTAGGCGACGGGCCGCTCAGGCAGCAGGTGCGGCGGTTGCAGGAGGAGACCGATGCGGTGATCTGGCGCCCCTACATCGAGGAGAAGACGGAGCTGCGGAGATGCTATCGGGCGGCGGACCTTTTCGTCCATCCGGGAGTCGTCGAAACCTTCGGGCTTGTCGCTGTCGAAAGCCAGGCCTGCGGTTGCCCAGTCATCGGCATCCGTGGGACCAACATGGATGATCATATCCATGCGGGCCTGGAATTGTGGGCGCACCGAAATTGCGCGGAGGAGCTGGCGGAGGCGATCGAGCGTGCCGCCGACCAGGACCTGCGGCAGATCGGCATTTCGGCTTCCGTGCGGACGAGAGAGATTTATGATTGGCCGAACGTTTTCATGGGACTTTGGCGCTATTACCGGTTGGCGATGGGAGGGGGTGCTCCGGCCCTCGAGAAGGCGGAGCTTCCGACGGGAGCGGTTCCGACGGAGTAG
- a CDS encoding glycosyltransferase — protein MSRADLHLHSRYSDRPSEWILRKIGCRQSYSDPEALYRKLSDAGMTWKTITDHDRIDGCLELRDRHPDVFLSEEVTTFFPDGCEIHLLVWNLREADHPRIQELAPDIEKLASFLRLRNIPHAVAHPLENLNGKFTPDHFEKLILLFRAFETADGSRPGLPQEIARLCLLALTPERIAEIAKRQGMAPLDEPGHEKIFVGGSNDHGGLAAGSFWTEADDDGTVEGFFRELFAGRGRTGGGVPGDPARFSIAFYNIGFQYAQERLRQSAPLAATLLQKIAERFVSGQNPTAFSLGERIGHLAAAVRSGQVFELLKPGEGTLVRAFADFFTNPDVRGEIDRIIERAATPVDASFRVASYLVSQLVYRLLIGAAAQLRRGSVLEAFQSLAGLLPVAAAAAPHLLAFQRQGVDRDFLRGLSRRYLSSLPAEILLCKRAWFTDTLDEVNGVTRTIQAMARAAARAGADLTVVTSRAHPKVDGILFRNFPPIGEFAIPEYEMQKLSFPPFFDLLEFVYKERFTELIISTPGPVGLCALAIGKILGLRAVGIYHTDFPQYARFLSQDPWMEGLAWSYMDWFYGQMAKTYVNSSAYLRSWRKRGISEEKLAILPRGIDVDAFHPSFRRTDFWAQRGAAGPVLLYVGRISKEKELGFLPAVAEALRRRGLKFTLAFVGEGPYRQELMRLLPDALFTGVLTGRALSEAYASADIFVFPSTTDTFGNAVLEAMSSGLPVVVSDVGGPPELLARFGMGRVCRAGSPEEWARAIAELLTSPPPRAERERVAEEVRRSWNWDLAFARFWESIGSSGDGPH, from the coding sequence ATGTCTCGCGCTGATCTCCACCTGCATTCCCGGTATTCCGACCGGCCTTCCGAGTGGATCCTCCGGAAGATCGGATGCCGGCAGAGCTACTCCGATCCTGAGGCCCTCTACCGGAAGCTTTCCGACGCCGGCATGACCTGGAAGACGATCACCGATCATGATCGCATCGACGGCTGCCTGGAGTTGCGGGATCGGCATCCGGACGTCTTTCTGAGTGAGGAGGTGACGACCTTCTTCCCGGATGGCTGCGAAATCCACTTGCTGGTCTGGAACCTGCGCGAGGCCGATCATCCGCGAATTCAGGAGCTCGCTCCCGACATCGAGAAGCTCGCATCGTTTCTCCGCTTGAGAAACATCCCGCATGCGGTGGCCCACCCGTTGGAAAATCTCAACGGGAAATTCACTCCGGATCATTTCGAGAAGCTCATCTTGCTCTTTCGCGCGTTCGAGACAGCCGACGGAAGCCGTCCCGGGCTCCCGCAGGAGATTGCACGCCTCTGCCTGCTCGCTTTGACGCCCGAGCGGATCGCCGAGATCGCCAAACGTCAAGGGATGGCCCCGCTCGACGAGCCGGGCCATGAGAAAATCTTTGTGGGCGGATCCAATGATCACGGGGGGCTGGCCGCCGGTTCGTTCTGGACCGAAGCCGATGACGACGGGACCGTCGAAGGCTTTTTCCGGGAGCTTTTTGCTGGAAGGGGCAGAACGGGTGGCGGGGTGCCGGGCGACCCGGCGCGGTTTTCCATCGCCTTTTACAACATTGGATTCCAGTACGCCCAGGAGCGGCTCCGGCAGTCAGCTCCCCTGGCGGCGACGCTGCTGCAAAAGATCGCCGAACGCTTTGTCTCCGGGCAAAATCCCACGGCATTTTCCCTGGGTGAACGGATCGGCCACTTGGCGGCCGCGGTGCGCAGCGGGCAAGTCTTCGAGCTGCTCAAGCCCGGAGAGGGAACGCTGGTGCGCGCGTTCGCCGATTTCTTCACCAATCCCGACGTACGGGGCGAGATCGACCGGATCATCGAGCGGGCAGCGACGCCGGTCGACGCTTCCTTCCGTGTCGCATCCTACCTGGTGAGCCAGCTAGTCTACCGGCTGCTGATCGGCGCGGCCGCCCAGTTGAGGAGAGGAAGCGTGCTGGAGGCGTTCCAATCCTTGGCCGGACTTCTCCCGGTGGCGGCGGCGGCCGCTCCCCATCTTCTGGCCTTTCAACGCCAAGGAGTGGACCGTGATTTCCTGCGCGGCCTCAGCCGCCGGTATCTCTCCTCCCTTCCGGCTGAGATCCTCTTGTGCAAACGGGCTTGGTTCACCGATACCCTCGACGAGGTCAACGGGGTGACAAGGACAATTCAGGCCATGGCTCGCGCTGCCGCTCGGGCCGGAGCGGATTTGACGGTCGTCACTTCGCGGGCACACCCGAAAGTGGACGGAATTCTCTTCCGGAACTTCCCCCCGATCGGCGAGTTCGCGATCCCGGAATACGAGATGCAGAAGCTCTCGTTTCCTCCGTTCTTCGACCTCCTTGAGTTCGTCTACAAGGAACGATTCACCGAGCTGATCATCAGCACGCCGGGACCGGTCGGCTTGTGCGCGCTGGCGATCGGGAAGATCCTGGGACTGCGGGCGGTGGGGATCTACCACACCGACTTTCCTCAGTATGCTCGCTTTCTCAGTCAGGACCCGTGGATGGAAGGACTGGCATGGAGCTACATGGATTGGTTTTACGGCCAGATGGCGAAAACCTATGTGAATTCGTCCGCATATCTCCGCTCCTGGCGCAAGCGAGGCATATCGGAAGAAAAGCTGGCGATTCTCCCGCGCGGGATCGACGTCGATGCTTTTCATCCCTCGTTCCGGCGAACGGACTTCTGGGCGCAGAGGGGAGCGGCGGGTCCGGTGCTGCTCTATGTCGGGAGGATTTCCAAAGAGAAGGAACTCGGCTTTCTGCCGGCGGTCGCCGAAGCGTTGCGCCGTCGCGGCCTGAAGTTCACCCTCGCCTTCGTGGGAGAAGGGCCCTACCGCCAGGAGTTGATGCGGCTCCTTCCCGACGCGCTCTTTACCGGAGTATTGACGGGCAGGGCATTGAGCGAAGCCTATGCCTCCGCGGACATTTTCGTCTTTCCGAGCACGACCGACACGTTCGGCAACGCGGTGCTCGAAGCCATGAGCTCCGGGCTGCCGGTCGTCGTCTCCGATGTAGGGGGGCCTCCCGAGCTTTTGGCCCGGTTCGGGATGGGGCGCGTGTGCCGCGCCGGCTCACCCGAAGAATGGGCGCGTGCGATCGCCGAGCTGCTGACCTCTCCACCGCCTCGGGCTGAGCGGGAGCGGGTGGCCGAAGAGGTCCGCCGATCGTGGAATTGGGATCTGGCCTTCGCCCGCTTTTGGGAGTCGATCGGATCGTCGGGCGACGGACCGCATTGA
- a CDS encoding DUF2334 domain-containing protein, with protein sequence MNEGTALIVSLHDVHPGSFSLVARQREKLREWGVREASLLVVPAYHCGSFFCEDGEFCRWVDLQREAGDEAVVHGYFHWREAGASDWRSWFWTEIYTRREAEFFDLPPAEAAKRLRCARELFAAQGWPAEGFVAPGWLMHPRLWPILAREGFRYTTRIGGILTLRPAQRWIPARTHCWSTRAGWRRACSLAWNRLLSREAVRQVVRVSVHPGDFLYGSIRDQIERIVKRVLDRGSRPLSYLRYVSR encoded by the coding sequence ATGAACGAAGGGACTGCGCTGATCGTCTCTCTCCACGACGTCCACCCGGGTTCGTTTTCGCTCGTAGCCCGGCAGCGGGAGAAGCTGCGGGAATGGGGGGTGAGGGAAGCGAGCCTGCTCGTCGTTCCGGCCTACCATTGCGGATCGTTCTTTTGTGAAGACGGCGAGTTCTGCCGGTGGGTCGACCTCCAGAGGGAAGCGGGTGATGAGGCCGTTGTGCACGGTTACTTTCATTGGCGCGAGGCTGGCGCCAGCGACTGGCGGAGCTGGTTTTGGACCGAGATTTATACCCGGAGGGAGGCGGAGTTTTTCGATCTGCCGCCGGCCGAGGCGGCGAAGCGCCTCCGCTGCGCGCGCGAGCTCTTCGCAGCGCAGGGTTGGCCCGCCGAAGGGTTCGTGGCGCCCGGCTGGCTGATGCATCCGCGCCTCTGGCCGATTCTAGCGCGCGAAGGTTTCCGGTACACGACGCGGATCGGTGGGATATTGACCCTCCGTCCGGCGCAACGATGGATTCCCGCCCGGACTCACTGTTGGAGCACCCGGGCGGGTTGGCGGCGAGCCTGTTCGCTCGCATGGAACCGGCTGCTTTCGCGGGAGGCGGTCCGGCAGGTGGTCCGTGTCAGCGTCCATCCGGGGGATTTTCTTTACGGTTCGATCCGTGATCAGATCGAGCGGATCGTCAAGCGGGTCCTCGATCGAGGGAGCCGCCCTCTCAGTTACCTTCGCTATGTCTCGCGCTGA